The Panthera leo isolate Ple1 chromosome D1, P.leo_Ple1_pat1.1, whole genome shotgun sequence region CCCCTCCCACTTTCCTGCACGTGCTGGCTTAAATGCCCGCCTGGGAGAGGGACAGCATAAGTGTCCGACCCGTCCCTCCCAAAAGGAGGTGATTGGAACAATTAGTTCCGCTTTCCCTGGAGCTCGAATCCCTAGTGGTCCGCTGGAATCCTGTGGTTCTTATTGTTATCAGACGGAGTTTTGCCTCGCCGGTATTCCCCAACTCCCGGTTCTGTGCACCAATGAGTCAGACTCTTCGGATTCTCTCCCGACAGGAAATTTGGAAGCCAAAGGTTGTTTCCGGGAGGAGCGGAGAAGAAGACGCTCACTTCCGGCGGAAGGAGGCTTTTCTGGAGggatggaggaggcagaggagctgCTCTCTGGGGGCGAGAGACTGCAGTGCGGTTAGTGACCTGCGGCAACTCTGACCCTCGGCCCCGTCCTTAGATGGACCTGCTGTTCCCTGGTCAACTCTCTACCCCCAGGCCCTTTTCCTCCCTAGCCTGGAATCCTCCGGTGCCCTCAGATGTCTCTGGGGGGTTAAGAGTCCTCGAATACCCTCAAACCTCCTAGGGGCTCCGTTAGAGCTCTAACATCCCTCAGACTGCCGAGGCCTGCTGGACCTGCGGTTTCCCCCCGTATCtgtccccaccctcatgacccttTGGACTGGCTCCCTTACTGCCTTCCCATTTCCCTGCAGCCCCCGACCCGCGCCTGGGCCCGGAATTAGGATGGATCCCTTCTGGACAAGGCTTTGCTCGAGGCCTCAAAGATTTCCCGCCCGGGCCGACCCGGGCCTTCCTCGCTCTAAAGAGCCTTCCCCGGGGCTTGGCCCTTGGCCCTTCACTCGCCGAGGAACCGTGTTTGGGGGTCTGGTGTGTCGGGGAGCCCCTGCAGCCGGGACTGCTCTGGGGGCCTCTGGAAGAGGAGTCTGTCACCgagcagaaggaggaaggagtgaAACTACGGCTGGAGGAGGTATTGAAAGATAGGACGTGTCTTCGTGACAGATCTTGCAATAGGTTCAGCCATTTGTAAACAGCTCTTCAGTTTGTTAGAAGAAGCAGGGCATTTCAAGGGATAGGAGATGGTTATGCCCCTTCTTTCCAGGACTGCCTCTTCCCCTCACTTGCAATAGTTAAGGAATCAAGGTGCGAAAAGTGCCCAAAGCTGGATAAAATGGCATGCCTCATTtaactcatttgtaaaattaaaaaatagctgtttccttccccccccccccccaactttccaGGGTTATTTGGAGCAATAGATGAAATAGTGTGGGTAAAGGGTTTCATTGCATAGTAAgtcttaaaaagtaaagaaaagttGATGTACCTCTTACAACTTATTGTTTGGTACACTCACTGGAAGGCAGTAATGTATTCAACTTGTGATATTCCACATattgggagggaggtgaggggagagtCTTTTGGTCTTTACTGAATGAAAAATCAGACAACACAGTCCTGTAGAAGAAGAACCAGAGACCGTTAACCTTCCAGGGGCTTCATATTAGATCTGTCTCAGGAGAGGTTAcatccccgcacccccccccccccgcccccgattCTGGTTCCCCAAACACATGGGAGAAGGACTCTTATTGGTTTATTTCAGGACGTGTCACTAGGCCCATGGGGAGACGTGTGTGCTTGTGAGCAGAGTTCAGGCTGGATCAGGTAAGTTACAGGAGAGTATGTAGTGAAGATGGTCCTTTGAGGCTTTCTGTCATGGCATGAGTTGGAACCAGAAGCCCACTGTAATTCCCCACCCAgcgattttttttgtttgtttgtttgcagtgAGTGTTCCAAAGGCATGGGGTCTTTTAGGACTCAGACTGCCCAGGAGCTGGGGCTTTAGGGAGGGTCACTTGAAGAGGGTCTCCTGAGCTAGCTCTTCCTCTGCTTTGCAGTCTGGTGCAGCAGGGCAGGCTGGAAGGTGAGGGAAACGTAGCCCTGGTGCGGATCAACGAGAAGCTCCATCTGCAGGTGTACCGGGTTGTGCTGCCAGGCTTTGAGTTGCTGCTGTGGCCCCAGCCTCGGTCTGATGGCCTgagccccacccagcccaggcTAGAAGAAGAGGCAGCCATGGCTGTGGTGACAGAAGTGGACTCCGCTTCACAGCAGGAAGTGGACTCCCCTGGGGAGGATGCAGCAGAACCTTGGACAGGTATGTGTCAGATACAACGCCGGCTTCCGAAATTATCACCAAATCAACCTTGATATGACAAGGCAAAGCTGTGGCTCAGGGAGGTAAAGGAGAGCATCACAGAGTTTTTAATAGTTTCTCTGAGATGGAAGGGCAAAGCCTggatatttattgaaattttgaAGTCTGGTAGATCTTTCAGTGTAGATGGGACAGGGCTTGATCAGATTGAATAAGGATCATGACATAATGGCTTAGGACTTGTAGATACAAGGCTAGAATTTTCAGTAAAAGGCTCAGAGAGTCTTGGGGTGTGACCTATcatttgatgcttttattttttttttatttttattttttaacgtttatttatttttgagacagagagagacagagcatgaacaggggagaggcagagagagagggagacacagaatctgaaacaggctccaggctctgagcggtcagcacagagcctgacacagggctcgaactcacggacatgagatcatgacctgagccgaagtcggacgcttaaccgaccgagccccccaggcaccccttgatgcTTTTATTGCAGCGTGATTGGGTCTTTTCCTTAGAATTAATAGTATTGATATTTGCAACTTTTATCTTCCTGAGTAAGTCTTCTGGAATAGTAAGGTCATGTTGATGAAGACAGCAAGCTCTATATAAGGTTTCCAGTTTCTCATGTTTCTTTTATCTGGGGTGGGTGTAGAGGTTCCTTTATTTTCAGATGAACTAAGGCGAGGAGATGGTGGCCTAATTCATCCTAAGTGTGCGTCTCCAGAGGGAAAATAGGAGCCCCTAGGAGAGCCTTGTTCTAGGACTATCCAGAGGTTTGGGGCACTGGGGTTCCCAAGAGTGCTTCCCCAGGAGGCACCTAAGACTGAACATGAAGATAAACAGAGCACATGGTTCATGTTCCAGGGAAGAGAGTGGTGTCATTGCTCCTGCTGAAGTTCAGGTTCGGGGGCTGAGTAGGAGGAGACACATATTCTTAGAATTTCCTAGTGACACCACTGCCACCCCCTGCTACAGTTTCTACTAACCCCAGTGCCCCCACTCTTGCCTTGCAGATCCCAGTCACCAGTCACCCCCCAGCATCCAGGCAGAGAATATGGTAAGCCCCGGACCTAAGCCTCAAACCCAGGATCAACTTCCCGAGGAGAGCCAACCACTTGGCCTGCTCCCTCGGGGTGGCAGCATGGATGAGGAGGATCCACCCCAGACACAGATGTCACCTGAACCTCAGAGCAGCTCCACTACCCAGCAGGGCCCAGAGAGTAGTGAGGCCAGTTCCTCGTCTTCTGCCAGGGCCACCCACCTGCATGCTTACCTGGTCAAGAAGTTATGTGGCCCCAGTGAGCAGTGCCCACCCAGAGCAAAGACCTCGGAGTTCAGGGCCCAGCAGGCTGGGGAGCAGCAACAGGCCGGCCTCCCTGCATGCTTGCGGAGCCCTCCTGGCCCAGGAGGAAGCCCCCCAAAACAGAGACGACGGTACCGGTGTGGGGAGTGTGGCAAAGCCTTCCTGCAGCTGTGCCACCTGAAGAAGCATGCGTTCGTGCACACAGGCCACAAACCCTTCCTTTGCACTGAGTGTGGCAAGAGCTATAGCTCAGAGGAGAGCTTCAAAGCCCATATGCTGGGCCACCGCGGAGTGCGACCCTTTCCTTGTCCACAATGCGACAAGGCCTACGGCACCCGGCGAGACCTCAAAGAGCACCAGGTGGTACATTCAGGTGCCAGGCCCTTTGCCTGTGACCAGTGCGGCAAGGCCTTTGCCCGCCGGCCCTCCCTGCGACTGCATCGCAAGACCCACCAGGTGCCGGCTGCCCCTGCCCCGTGCCCGTGCCCTGTGTGTGGGCGCCCCCTGGCCAACCAGGGCTCTCTGCGCAACCACATGCGACTCCACACAGGAGAAAAGCCCTTCCTGTGCCCGCACTGTGGCAGGGCGTTCCGCCAGCGGGGCACCTTGCGTGGTCACTTGCGGCTGCACACGGGGGAGCGTCCTTACCGCTGCCCGCACTGTGCCGATGCCTTTCCGCAGCTGCCTGAGCTGCGGCGCCATCTTATCTCTCACACCGGGGAGGCCTACTTGTGCCCTGTGTGTGGGAAGGCCCTCCGAGACCCACATACACTGCGTGCTCATGAGCGTCTGCACTCAGGGGAGAGGCCCTTCCCGTGCCCCCAGTGTGGCCGTGCTTACACACTGGCCACCAAGCTGAGGCGCCACCTCAAGTCCCACCTGGCCGACAAGCCCTATCGCTGTCCCACCTGTGGCATGGGCTATACCCTCCCCCAGAGCCTCAAGCGGCACCAGCTCAGTCACCAGCCTGGGGCACCCTCCAGCCCACCCAGTGTGCCACCTGCTGCTTCCGAGCCCACCGTGGTACTGGTGCAGACTGAGCCAGAACTGCTAGATACATGCAGCGAACAGGACGTCTCCCCAGCCCGGGACGTCTTCGAGGTCACCATTTCTGGGAGCCAGGAGAAGTGCTTTGTGGTGCCTGAGGAGCCAGGCCCCGCCTCCAGCCTGGTGCTCATTCATAAGGACATGGGCTTTAGTGCCTGGGCAGAAGTGGTGGAGGTGGAGACGGGCACCTGaccccctcacctccttcagcaGAGTTTTATATAAAGCTAGTGTTTTCTAGCTGCCGGGCgcctgtgtctttctctttgggTTGCCCGACGGAGTCTAGTCTATTCTGAGAAGCAGGTCAGGGATTTCCCTTCCTGTTTATGGACCACCACATTGTTTCCCAAGACCGTAAGGTAAACCTGTTCTAGATTTAAGAGCTTTTTACTGACTTCCGGTAGAGCATGTTCTGCCTCCTTCACCAGGAACTGCTCAGGGTGCTTGTTCTTTAAACACAACGGAAGTGACCGCACCCAGTGAGGTAGTCAGGGAGCTGGCAGCAGGACTGCCCTGCCCGGGTGCTTAGTGCTGGCATCATCGCTCCCCCCGAGCTCCCTGAGGGACAGGCACTTTCATCTAGAACTAGACGGAATGATTGGAGGGTTAAAATGCCAGAGGCTGAGCTCAGCTCATAGTTCCCTCTAACTCAGGCTGTAGGTGgttttggcaaacattttcacCATCTAGGGGCTGTGaagttggttttctttctgtgctGATAGACACCAGACTCACTGGAGGCAGCTAGGGCCAGATCTGAACCTTTCTGTGGGCTTGGGCCACCCAAGAAAGAGTCTGCTCACAGATTCACATCCTGATGTGCATAGACCATAAACCAGCACCCTGGGTGCTGGGATACAGCTGTGAGCAAGACTGAGGCAATGCCTTTTACAGATGGGCATCGGGGACAGTGTCCGCAAGgaataataatgattaaataaacaCCCTGATTGTGGGCCAGTTCTATGAGTTCATATGATCCTCGTGGCAACCTGTGTGGTCGGTAGTGGTAGCATTCTGGtcttacaagtgaggaaactgctTTAAGTGTCCTACTCAAGGTGGCACGGCTGCTAGGCTGCAGAGCTGAGACTCGGACCCTCCTGGCCCAGTGCTGGAGTAAGGCTGTTAACCCTGGCACTGCTGTGATCTGGTGGATAGGAGGGTgcgagagagagtgggggtgcggggggcTGTGTGTGTGAAAAAGCCCTGGAGTGAGAGTCCGGTGATGTGAACAACAGACCAGTGTGGCtgcagcagagagggaagggggcagggccaGGTCACACAGGCCTTGCTTTAGGAGTTGGGACTTTATTCTCAAAACACTGAGAAGCTCTTGGAAGGGTTTTGAGGAGGGGAATGACGCGACTAGATTTATGTTTAAAGAGACCGCCGGAGGAATGGATCGGCTGGCAAGGTGTGGTTGTAGGGAAATCAGGAGGCAGCTGAGGTGGCGGGGAATGGGGTGGTAGCAGTAGAAATGCagagaaatggaattatttatcTGACACATACGTGTGCACTTTATGTATGCTAGTTAGGGATGTAGTGTAGAAAGAGCCTGCTCTCAGGGTTACATCCTGAGGAGCAGGGCAGACAACAAATACATCCCACATGATAGTAAATGCAGTGAAAAAAAGTCACGCGGGAGGAGAGGTTAAAATGGGGAATGTGATTTTAcagagggtggtcagggaaggcttctaaCAACACGAACAGGAGCAGAAACCTGAACTGCGGAGAGGCGTGAGCGAGCTTGATGTCTGTAGAAGGAGCtgggttccaggcagagggaacagtactGGCAAGGCCCAGCGGGTTCAAGCAAGAGCAAGGAGCAGAGTGGCCAAGGCAGAGGATGGAAAGGGGTGAGGGCAGGCTGGGGACTGTAGGCCGTGGTGAGGACTTTGGGCAGATACATtgccagagagggagaagggacagaatTCATGAactgaggggagaagggagagctgACGCCCCGTTTCTGAGTTAGTATGTTGAGTGGCACTGGGATGGGAACGAGACAGGATTTTGGTTGGGAAGGCACCAAGTCTAAAGCGCCTGCAGTAGAGCTCACAAACCAGCTGCCAGAAGTCAGCAGAGTCGGGGGAGGAAAGTCTGCCGTAGAGGGAATCACAGCAGACTAGTGACAAGGTGGGCATGGAAGCTGTGGGAGTAgcgggagcagaggggagaggcgCTGCCCTCCAGGTTCACTTGCAGGAGAAAGGCTCTGCAGGGGACATGAACTCTGCATCCAACCAGATAGAAAACCCTGCAGATTATGTGTCAGCAGAAGTGGAGAGAAAAGCATTTCACGAAAAAAGTGAGTAAGAATGTCCACTGCTGTTGAGGGGGTTGAGGTTTGCGAGGTCACTGAGGAGCTGAGTGAGGGCAGTGGGAAACCACAGTGGATTGTTCTGAAGTGAGTAGGTGGcaagagaggcaggaagaactTATATTCTTGTTCCGTTCTTCTGTCCTGCAGAACAGGTGTTGTGACCTGTGTCACAGCTGAGGAGAACTAGGGGTTGGAGAGGGTAAGTAGCTGGCCGACATCACACAATCCGTgaacagcagagccaggattgaaACGTTGAGTGTTCTCTGGCTTCCCAGCACTTGACAACAACATCACAGGCAGCCCCGTGTCTCCTGCTTTGCCACTGGCATTTACCCAGCACCTGCCCAATCTGAATAACTTCTTGATAAAGCAGCATTCTGAAATTATCCATGGGGAGTGAGGATAGCAGGAAATCGAGGCAATCTATGGAGGGAAAGATCACACAGTCCAAGGGCTTGAAAAGTAGCAGCTAATACTTTAGTTTTGAGTCAGCCAACTCTTTCTTGGAGCCTGAGTGAGGCTT contains the following coding sequences:
- the ZNF408 gene encoding zinc finger protein 408 is translated as MEEAEELLSGGERLQCAPDPRLGPELGWIPSGQGFARGLKDFPPGPTRAFLALKSLPRGLALGPSLAEEPCLGVWCVGEPLQPGLLWGPLEEESVTEQKEEGVKLRLEEDVSLGPWGDVCACEQSSGWISLVQQGRLEGEGNVALVRINEKLHLQVYRVVLPGFELLLWPQPRSDGLSPTQPRLEEEAAMAVVTEVDSASQQEVDSPGEDAAEPWTDPSHQSPPSIQAENMVSPGPKPQTQDQLPEESQPLGLLPRGGSMDEEDPPQTQMSPEPQSSSTTQQGPESSEASSSSSARATHLHAYLVKKLCGPSEQCPPRAKTSEFRAQQAGEQQQAGLPACLRSPPGPGGSPPKQRRRYRCGECGKAFLQLCHLKKHAFVHTGHKPFLCTECGKSYSSEESFKAHMLGHRGVRPFPCPQCDKAYGTRRDLKEHQVVHSGARPFACDQCGKAFARRPSLRLHRKTHQVPAAPAPCPCPVCGRPLANQGSLRNHMRLHTGEKPFLCPHCGRAFRQRGTLRGHLRLHTGERPYRCPHCADAFPQLPELRRHLISHTGEAYLCPVCGKALRDPHTLRAHERLHSGERPFPCPQCGRAYTLATKLRRHLKSHLADKPYRCPTCGMGYTLPQSLKRHQLSHQPGAPSSPPSVPPAASEPTVVLVQTEPELLDTCSEQDVSPARDVFEVTISGSQEKCFVVPEEPGPASSLVLIHKDMGFSAWAEVVEVETGT